The window GCATCCCGAGTCGGCGAAGCAGCTCGCGCTGCGCAAGGCGCTCTATGACGACCTGCGGGAGTACCTCCGGCTGAGGCCCGAGGCCGCGCGCCGGGCGGTGCCGTCCATCCTGCTCAACAACGACTACCGGAGGACGGAAGCGTGCGTGGAGTACCTGCGAGGCCTGGCCGAGCACACGCACTACGTGCACCGAGGCGCGCCGCTGGAAGGGACGCATCCGTTCAAGGAGGCGCGGCTGGAAGTCTGGGCACCCGAGGAGGACACCAGCGACTACTACGGGAGGTTCTTCCCGGTGGCGCTGGGCCTGGAGCGCAAGCCGGGAGGGGAGGTGTCGCTCAACGTGCCGGCGCCTCCGCCCGGAGTGGACGCGAGCGCCTTCTACAACCTGCTCACATGGCGGCGCCGGGGACTGGGAGATGACCTGCTGGCCATCGACAAGGCGGCGAACAACACGAGCATCGTCTTCAGCCTGGAGTGGCGGGGCTGGCGGCTGCTCTTCGCGGGGGACGCGGAGCTGCGGAGCTGGAAGACGATGAAGAAGCACGGCGTGCTCAAGCCGGTGCACTTCCTCAAGGTGAGCCACCACGGGAGCCACAACGGGACGCCGGAGGGAGACCTCTTCGACGCCATCCTTCCCGAGCAGCCGCCGGATGGACGTCAGCGGTGCGCGGTCATCTCCGCCTTCAGTGGCACATACAACGGCATTCCCCATACACCGACGAACGAGCGGCTCCAGGCCCGGTGCGCGCTGAGCACCACGGTGCAGGACGAGGATGCGCCCTTCGTGGACCTCACGTTCGAGGACGTGGGCAGGCAGCGGGCGACTCCGAGAATCCGGCGCGCCGTGCCGGTGCGGAACCTGGGACCCCAACGTCCCCGAGGCCACACGCGAGGCGGAGGCAAGCGACGGGCATGAGCGCCCGGCACGCGGCTACGTGAGTGAGGTGTGCGGTGCGAGGGCACTGTGGAGAACTTGTGGACGTGTTCCCGCTCAGGCCTTCGCTGGAGCCTGTGTCGCGCGGACCTCGTCCCTCCAGGCCTCGTAGTGGATGCGGCCCAGCGGAGTCTCATGCAGGCCCTCGGGGGACAGCGTGCCGATGATGTCCACGTGCTCGGAGCCATCCGGGGCGGGGTGGGTGCGGAACTCGACGCAGAGTCCGAACAGCGGCACCGGCAGTCCATGCCAGCGCACGCGGCGGCCTTTCAGGGAGACGCCGCCGTCCTCCAGTACACGGACGTCCAGTTCCACCTCCAGGCCGTGCTCGAGGAAGACTTCGTAGAGCCGGCCCTTGCGCACGACGAAGTCGGAGTCGAACACGCGCAGCACGCCATCGCAGTACAGCTCGCGGACGAAGTGCATGGAGCCGTCGACGCGGCGGAAGGTGCGGAAGCGCGAGGGGAAGGCCTGGGCCCCGTGCTCGGAGACGCCCTGCCCGAGCAGCCGGGTGGCCACCCATGCAATCCGCCGGGCCATACGCGTGCGCAGCTCCACCGAGGCGCGCACGGCCCAGGCACCGGGGTTGCTGTAGAAGCGCACCACGCGCGGGTCCACCCGCGTCACGCCTTCACCGAGCGTGGCCGCGAGCAGGGGCCAGGCCTCCGCCGCACCCACGCGCTGTCCCCAGTGAAGGGCGCGCACGCCCCGGCGATACACCCCGGCCGCGGCCCACGCGGTGATGAAGCTGGAGAGGAGCAGCCAGGCCGCTCGCCGCTCATCCACGAGTCCTGGCAGTCCGGGCCAGCGGGGGATGAGCACTGCTCGCGCGGTGGCGAGGGCGTAGTGCTGGAGGAGACTCCACCCGGCGCGCAACAGCCGCCCCAGTGTCAGGGCCATGCCGTGGGCGATGGCCGCCTCACCCGACACGGCGCCCG of the Pyxidicoccus trucidator genome contains:
- a CDS encoding ComEC/Rec2 family competence protein, translating into MMEALRVRTYNVRFGDALLVSVPDHDAETGVTTVRHLLIDVGNVQTGAGGADTVFQPVLDDVLAELDGAPLDLYVMTHEHLDHVQGLFYADGRLYEGGLRERLKPRHAWLTASAAPDYYERHPESAKQLALRKALYDDLREYLRLRPEAARRAVPSILLNNDYRRTEACVEYLRGLAEHTHYVHRGAPLEGTHPFKEARLEVWAPEEDTSDYYGRFFPVALGLERKPGGEVSLNVPAPPPGVDASAFYNLLTWRRRGLGDDLLAIDKAANNTSIVFSLEWRGWRLLFAGDAELRSWKTMKKHGVLKPVHFLKVSHHGSHNGTPEGDLFDAILPEQPPDGRQRCAVISAFSGTYNGIPHTPTNERLQARCALSTTVQDEDAPFVDLTFEDVGRQRATPRIRRAVPVRNLGPQRPRGHTRGGGKRRA
- a CDS encoding DUF4166 domain-containing protein; the protein is MSGAAVAELAAGASSRSKTERLGRSGAQRESACEVCMATPDTHDFASESSMAGQGRAHEAGPLFVEGLAPSELADARKWLPGTASTEDLHAFVLRQRASRRCVALLADFYRAHPCRMARVHLLVASAVALGRFWGVSAPFARLGAAVLPVDAQGRPRTTAWASYARACEENLPLEIREERWIEAHMRDASEAREAGHEAAFLAEARAHDGEPLWRLLVQHLEMTLGSRFFDQPALAGAVSGEAAIAHGMALTLGRLLRAGWSLLQHYALATARAVLIPRWPGLPGLVDERRAAWLLLSSFITAWAAAGVYRRGVRALHWGQRVGAAEAWPLLAATLGEGVTRVDPRVVRFYSNPGAWAVRASVELRTRMARRIAWVATRLLGQGVSEHGAQAFPSRFRTFRRVDGSMHFVRELYCDGVLRVFDSDFVVRKGRLYEVFLEHGLEVELDVRVLEDGGVSLKGRRVRWHGLPVPLFGLCVEFRTHPAPDGSEHVDIIGTLSPEGLHETPLGRIHYEAWRDEVRATQAPAKA